Part of the Leptolyngbyaceae cyanobacterium genome is shown below.
GAAAGTTCATAAATATCTTCTAGATTTTCTGCGTTCATTGACCTGTCTTCCGATTCATTTTACTGGCGACATTTAGTAATTTGCTCAAATCTTTTTGACTGATTTTGTTAGCAGAAAAGTCGGATGCTGTAACGCTAACTGCATTAGCAGATTGAGAACGATCGATTAATTTTTCTAGCGCTTGAATACACCCTTGAGCTAAATTTTCAATCGTTTCTCGTCGATGTACGTTCTCGCTGTAAGTCCAATCCAGTTGCAGTTGACCTTGGGTAACAAATCCGGTTACTTGCAGCAAATGGGGGCGAATACCTTGGAGACTGCGTTCTGGGCCACAAGATTCTCGCGTTAACCGGAATAAGGCAGATTGAGGCAAACTCTGGTCTAACTGTCCCAAGTAAAGGAAAATTATTTCGGGTCGGGGTAGAGATTGCAATTGAGATGCGATCGCATTATCCTGACTCAAATAACGCCCCAAACCATAACCGATTCCTTCTTGAGAAATCCGACGAATTTCTTCTTTAATTACTGATAAAATATCGCCCGAATTTTTTGCATTTTCTAAATTGAATAAAACCGGGTAAATTGTTGTAAACCATCCCACTGTACGAGATAAATTTACTCCATCTAACTTAGCTTCTCTTCCATTTCCTTCTAAATCAATTAATAAGGAAGAAATGCCCATCACGCGATTAACAGATTGCACTAAACCAGCTAGCAATACATCATCAATTTGGGTGCGATAAACTGCTGGTATTTCTTGCAATAAAATCTGAGTTGCTGCCGTACTTAGAGTTACCGACACCAAACGCGCCGACGCAACTGTATTTGTACCACTGGGATAGTCTAGGGGTAAGGGGGATACTTGAGTGGGAAGATTTAACCAATAGTTCAGATCTTTTGTTATGGTTTGCGATCGAGCATATTCTTGTAATTTTTCCCCCCATTGTTTAAAAGATGTAGTTTTTCGAGGTAGCTGAATTTTTTCACCCTTTTGTAACTGCTGATAAGCTGTTTGTAAGTCTTCAATAAAAATTCGCCAAGAGGCAATATCAACAGCAAGGTGATGAATAACAATCAACAAACGTTGAGTATTTCCTAAATTAAATAAAGCTACTCGAATTAATAGCCCTGCTGATAAATTTAAGTTATTTTGCAGTTCGCTTGCCTTTGTTTCTATGGCTTCTTGCTGCGTTTTTAATGATAATCCTGACAAATCTATCTGCATTAATAACAGCTTTTCATCATGACCAGAATTAACTTGTTGCCATCCCGTTTCTGAGGAAGTAAAGCGCAAGCGAAGGGCATCATGTTGTAACAACAATTGCTGTAATGCTTGCTCTAAAATTATCGGATCGAGCAGTTGTAATGTTTCTAGTAAAACTGCCTGATTCCAGTGATGTGATTCTGGTTGATTTTGTTCAAAAAACCAATGTTGAATCGGGGTTAAGGGAACGGAACCAGTAACTAATCCTTGTTCGGCTTGATTGCTGGAATTGGTATTTGCGATCGCGGCTAGTTCTGCGATCGTTTGATGGGTAAAAACTTGTCTGGTAGTTAATTGAATTCCCGCTTGATTTGCTCTAGCAATAAACTGAATACCAAGAACAGAATCTCCGCCTAATTCAAAGAAATTATCGTGAATTCCTACTTGTTCAATTCCTAATAATTGTTGCCAAATATCAGTTAAGCTTTGCTCAACATGATTCCTTGGTGCAACGTATGTATTAGATAAGTTTGGTCGGGAATGAAACGAGAAAAATTTTGTTGATTTAGCACGTTTTTGATGATTAATCCATTGGTTTAACCGAGTTTGTAAATCGGCTGTTGACACAATAACTTGTGGAATTCTTTCTGAAGATAAGATACGTTTGAAAGCTGCTAATCCTTCTTCAGAAGTCATCACTAATTCATTTGTTTTGTTAGGTGAAAGTTCCGATTCGGTTTGCCAATTATCCCAATTAATGCTAGTCCAACGGGGATATTTACGTGCAAAAGCATCAATAAAATTATGGGCTGCGGGATAAGCAGCTTTACCCAATAATCCGAGAATGGAAGCTAAAGAAGAGTAAGCAATACAAAAATCAAGTTCTCTGTTTTGTAAGAGAGTTTCTAATACATAAAGTCCTTGAACTTTTGGATAAAATTGTCGATCGCACTGTTCGCGATCGCTTTGTTGAATCGTGTTAAATAATCTAACTCCGGCGGTATGAATGACACCATGAATTGTACCGAAGCGATCTAGAGAAGTTGCGATCGCATTCTGCATTTGCTCTAAATTACCAACATCAGCACTAATAACTAAAACCTCTGCCCCCAATGCCTCCAATTTTTGCAACTTTTTAATTTTTTGACTGGTACTATCTCGCTCGTCGTGAGTAGCTAACCATTGCTGCCAATCTGCTTTTTCTGGCCAATAAGAACGACCGATTAAAATTAACTTTGCTTGTACAGTTTTAGCTAAATATTCTGCTAATACTAACCCGATTCCTCCCAGTCCACCAGTAATCAAATAAACGCCTTTTTCTCTTAAACGAGTCTGGTTAATAGAAGTAGCATTTAATTGAATCGAATCGTAAATTTGTACCCAGCGATATTTGCCTCTATAGCTAACAACTAAATCTGAAGGCGAAGCAGTCAATTCTGCCAAAAGTTGCTCGGTTGTTATTTCAGGAATAACGATGTCAATATTGCGGCAAGTGATATGGGGGTATTCTTGAGGAATTACCTTACTAATGCCTAATACTGTTACTTTTTCGGGACAAATTTGCTCATCTCCAATAACTTCTTGAACGTTGTTAGTAACGATCGCAATTTCTAAAGGTTGGCTACTATCAAGTTTTCCCAGCGCTTGAGTGAGAAATAAAAGGCTGTAAAATCCTAAATTCTGGCAGTGGTTAAAGAATTCAGTATTTAATTCTTTTGTATCAGAACTAACGTCCCATAAATGAACGATTTTGCTTGGCAACTTACCCGCATTTTGTAAGCGTTGAATTAAAGCTTCATAATCATTTTGATTTTGGGGGTTTATCCCATAAGCAAACTCACCAAGTTGGCTAAATTTGTCTGTTACGCTAACTGTAATTACTTCATTCCCAGTTA
Proteins encoded:
- a CDS encoding SDR family NAD(P)-dependent oxidoreductase — protein: MNHDEILEDSSKIAIVGMVGRFPGAKNIEQFWQNLRDGVESISFFSEEEIDERIDRNLIKNSNYVKANGTLADIELFDAKFFGYSPREAELIDPQSRLFLESAWEALESAGYNSETYPGRIGIYAGASVNTYFLFNLFSNPDLVASVGLEQLKFGNQADLLTTRVAYKLNLKGSGITVQTACSTSLVAVHLACQSLLLGECDMALAGGVSISVPQKAGYLYQEGGIGSPDGHCRAFDGQAQGTISGSGVGIVVLKRLEDAIADGDYIHAIIKGSAINNDGSLKVGYTAPSVEGQANAIAEAQAIAGIEPEKISYIETHGTGTALGDPVEVAALTQAFRIKTNKKGFCAIGSVKTNIGHLNAAAGVTGLIKTILALKNKQIPPSLHFQKPNPQIDFANSPFYVNNTLSEWKAPSPRYAGVSSFGIGGTNAHVILEEAPNLETGRKDSRLQKRQYQLLVLSAKTNSALETATGNLAAYLKQNPNVNLADVAYTLQVGRCAFDYRRVVVCQDVNDGVQALLSLDPQRVFKQFHESGEGSIVFMFPGQGSQYVGMGRELYETESVFREEVDRCCELIQPVLGLDLRSIIYPKESENQTLEDTALVQPVLFVIEYALAKLWISWGVSPEAFIGHSIGEYVAACLAGVFSLEDALKLVAMRGKLMQTMPGGAMLAVSLPAKDVEEFLSEELSLAASNSSALCVVSGTYEAIDNLEVKLTSQGINCRRLHTSHAFHSAMISPILEPFIEIVKQVKLNPPQLPFISNVTGNWITEKEATDPHYWAKHLRQTVRFSEGISTLLKEPGQVLLEVGPGRTLTTFVKRHSEAAQVTITSMRHPQENDSDVAFLLKALGKLWLAGIKIDWSGFYSGEKRYRLPLPTYPFERQRYWIEPQKQLKKSEYAITKKSDISDWFYIPSWKRSSLTAKNNSPASRWLIFVDDRNIGTQISQKLALTGNEVITVSVTDKFSQLGEFAYGINPQNQNDYEALIQRLQNAGKLPSKIVHLWDVSSDTKELNTEFFNHCQNLGFYSLLFLTQALGKLDSSQPLEIAIVTNNVQEVIGDEQICPEKVTVLGISKVIPQEYPHITCRNIDIVIPEITTEQLLAELTASPSDLVVSYRGKYRWVQIYDSIQLNATSINQTRLREKGVYLITGGLGGIGLVLAEYLAKTVQAKLILIGRSYWPEKADWQQWLATHDERDSTSQKIKKLQKLEALGAEVLVISADVGNLEQMQNAIATSLDRFGTIHGVIHTAGVRLFNTIQQSDREQCDRQFYPKVQGLYVLETLLQNRELDFCIAYSSLASILGLLGKAAYPAAHNFIDAFARKYPRWTSINWDNWQTESELSPNKTNELVMTSEEGLAAFKRILSSERIPQVIVSTADLQTRLNQWINHQKRAKSTKFFSFHSRPNLSNTYVAPRNHVEQSLTDIWQQLLGIEQVGIHDNFFELGGDSVLGIQFIARANQAGIQLTTRQVFTHQTIAELAAIANTNSSNQAEQGLVTGSVPLTPIQHWFFEQNQPESHHWNQAVLLETLQLLDPIILEQALQQLLLQHDALRLRFTSSETGWQQVNSGHDEKLLLMQIDLSGLSLKTQQEAIETKASELQNNLNLSAGLLIRVALFNLGNTQRLLIVIHHLAVDIASWRIFIEDLQTAYQQLQKGEKIQLPRKTTSFKQWGEKLQEYARSQTITKDLNYWLNLPTQVSPLPLDYPSGTNTVASARLVSVTLSTAATQILLQEIPAVYRTQIDDVLLAGLVQSVNRVMGISSLLIDLEGNGREAKLDGVNLSRTVGWFTTIYPVLFNLENAKNSGDILSVIKEEIRRISQEGIGYGLGRYLSQDNAIASQLQSLPRPEIIFLYLGQLDQSLPQSALFRLTRESCGPERSLQGIRPHLLQVTGFVTQGQLQLDWTYSENVHRRETIENLAQGCIQALEKLIDRSQSANAVSVTASDFSANKISQKDLSKLLNVASKMNRKTGQ